The nucleotide sequence TTCAAAGCTACAAAGAGATCAAATTGAACATGTCAAAAGTGACCTTCATCAATTCCATCGGCGTGAAAAACTGGATCATGTGGACATGCCGTGTGCCGACTGATGCAAAGTTGTCACTGGAAGAATGTCCGTTCGTTATCGTCAACCAGGTGAACATCGTGCACGGCTTTCTTCCGAAAAACGCGCGCGTGATTTCTTTCCATGCGCCGTTCCTGTGTGAAGACTGTTCTCACGAACACGTGATCAAGTTGTCAGAGAATGTTCACTACAAATACGCAAGTGATCAGGAAGCTTCAACCTTGAATCTTCCCTCTGAAACTAAGTGTTCCAAATGTTCCGCGAAACTGGAGCCAGATTTCATTGTGGAAAAGACATTTGGATTTCTTAAGAAATAAGACTGACATCCAGATGAGGTCTGTACATCGACAAACATTTCCCTGATAGTAGGGGAATGAAAAAGAAACTCGGATTTGCAGCACTTGTATTATTCATCGGAATTTTAGCAGGCGTGGGATATCTCGCAGGTATCCCAGGTTTGAGCAAAGTGGACGAAACGTCTCTCGGAAAACCTCTTGCTGTCATTCGTGATATTCAATCCCAGGTTCGCCACAAATATACCGGCGATTTTTTCTGGCGCACAGCCGCGGACGGACAAAAACTTTACAACGGTTCTGAAGTTTTTGTCGGTGAAAAATCCGCAGCCCTTCTGCACTTCTCTGGAAACCGCCGCGCCCGCCTGAGTGAAAACACCCTTTTGCGCATCTCTGAAGATTCCGGTGACAAAAACAATCTGATCCTGGCTTTGAACGATGGTTCATTCAACTTGCGAAGTTTCCCCAATGACAACACCGGAATCATTCTGCGTGTGGATCAGGCGGGTTTGCGCATCGGTCCCGGTTCCAAGTACGACCTTTACGTGAAAAAGAAAGAACACGCACTGGGTCTGGCAATGGCGGCAGGCCAGGTTGCCATCGAAGGTGTTGAAGATAAAAAAGTTCTGAAACACGGAGAAAGCGTCATCGTTCGCAGCCGCGGCACCAACGCAGACAATGCCGGTGACGCCGCAAACGACAGCAAAGTGGAACTGTATATCGATCAGACCATCGATCCTTCCATCAAACTGGTGCATCCGGCTGAAAAACAAGTGATCTATAAGAATGAAACCAATCAGGCTTTCATGTGGGAAAGCGATTCGGCAGAACGCCAGACGCTGGAATACTCGACTCATCCGGACTTCTATCAAATTGATGGTGAAGTGGATGTGACCGGCAAGAAGACCACGCCCATTCCAGTTGCAAAGCTGCTAGGGGATGTGTTCTGGCGAGTGATTTCTTATAAAGATGGTGTCCCCCACTTTTCCAACAACTCTTACTTTAAGGTCGCCAATCTGCAAAAGACGACTTTAAGTGAACCATCACTGACCTTCATTGAACGTGGAAAGTGGCAGCTGGATACTTCCGTCACCAACCCCGCCGCGAATTCCCGCTACGAGTTTCAGGTCAGTCGGACCGAAAGATACCAGGATCTGTATGACGCCTTTGTCGGTCCCTCGCCTTTCCGCTCCCTTATCGATCAATCTGGTGACTTCTATTTACGCGTCAGACGCCTTTACGCCAACGATCTGGTGTCAGACTGGTCGGATCCTGTCAAAATCAGCATTCGCAATCCCCTGACCCCGCCAGAGCTTAAAATTACGTCTCAGAGTGAAAAAGTCGGCGGCGTGGTCGCTGCCCAGCTTTCCTGGAGCGGCGAAGATGCGGCAGAACACTTCCTGCTTCGCACGTCTTTCAACGCTGACATGCGCGATTCAAAAATCAACCGCCTGCCAAAATCCAAAACCAGTTTTGAAATCAACGAATACCTGACGCGGCCTTATTACATCAGCCTGCAGACTGAATCCAAAGAAGGTGAAGTGTCGCCTTCTTCCAACCTCATCACCCTGCAACCTTCCGCGACGGCTTTGAAAAATCTGGCGGCCTCATCAGCAGCGGCCAAAGCCGCCGAACTTCAGGCACAAAAAGTCGCAGCAGCGGCGGCGGAAGACGAACGAAAGAATGCCCTGACTGTTCTTTCCCCGGATGACAACCTAGTTGCCTATATCGGAAAACCGGTTCGCTTTGAATGGAGCGGACCTGCGCCGACTCTGGAATTTTCCACCGTGCCGAAATTCACTCAAGATATCGAAAAAGTGAACACATCCGGTCGCTCTTTCGTCGAAGTAACCCGCAAAAAAGCCGGCGTGCTTTACTGGCGCCTGATTGCCGCCAATGGCAAGCCTGGTGCGGGTCACAAGATCACCGTCGTCGCCCCGTCAGACATCAATCTGGAAAGTGCCGACCTTCGCCTTGTAGAACGCGGCCGCTGGGAAATCACCGCAAAAATCCGCGATGCCAAAAACAATCAGCAGTTCGAGGTGCAGCTGAGCCGCACGGCTGACTTCAGCACCGTCCTTGATTCCCGCAAAGGGCCCCTATCCCAGGGAATGGAAGTCACAACACCAGGAACCTACTATCTGCGCGCGCAAAAGGTTTACACTGACAAGCCTTCTTCGGCGGTGTGGTCTAACGTGATTTCTGCCGAAGTCCGCCCGCCACTCAGCGCTCCGGTGCTGCTGAAAGAAAAAGAGGATCTGGTCAGCCCGGTCACCGTGCGTGTCACCGTGAACTGGAAACCGGTTCCTCACGCCACAAGCTACATCATTGAGATTGCCGACACCCCCAAGTTCGGAAACGTGAATCTGAAGGTGGACTTGAACTCTCCGGAATACGCGATTGATCATTCCACCAAAGAGCCCAGTTATGTGCGTGTTCTGGCCCGATCCAAAGAAGGCGAGATTTCTCCGGCCTCAGAGGTTTTCAAAATCAAAGGGGTCCTGCCCGGGCCGTCAGTGGAACGCTATGAAATTTCATTTGGAAACATCGACGTAAAAGGATCCCAGGATCAACTGCACGTTCTGTGGACTCACCGTAAAAACGCCAAAAAATATTTTATGGAAGTGGGCCGCAACGAAAACCTGAAAGATGCCAAACGCTTTGAAACCCGCAATATTGAATTCTTTATGCCCGTCAAAGAAGAAGGCTGGTATTACTTCCGCCTGATTCCAAGCTCTGAAAGTCCGGACTTCTTTGACACGCCTTCACAGGTTTACGGTGTCGAGTACCGCAAACAGTCTGACCTGCTGGCCGCAACTCTGGAGGCCCCGAACAAAGGAAACAAATTCAAGTCCGGCGATGCAATTCGCTTTGCCTGGGGTCAGATTCTGGGTGCTGCCTGGTATGAACTGGAACTGGCCAAGAAGCAGGACTTCAGCGGCAGTGTGGTTTATAAAGTGGAAGCTCGCGATTACTATCTGAATCAGGGCCTGGACAAGGGACGCTGGTATTTCCGCATGCGCGGTCGCAGTTCCAGCCAGACTTCGCCGTGGTCTGAAGCCAGCTTCATCGAAGTTCAATAAAAAAAGAGCTCCCACCGGGAGCTCTTTTCATTTTCAGATCTGGTTTTTTTAGATCGAACTAAACCACCAGCTCAATGATCGCACGGAAGCCGTTACTTCCCGCCATTGCCGCCAGAATGTTGCGCAAAGAAGTGATGTTCTTGCCTTGCGCTCCGATCAGCTTCCCGCGATGTTCCTGCGGGATATTAATGTGATATACGGTGGTGCGATCACCAGAAACGAAGCTGACTTGAACGCCGTCTGCACCGTTTGTCATCTCTTTCACCACATCCTGCAACAAGCCTGCGATGCGTTCCCGTACCTGATCCATCTGTGTATCTGCCAGCGCCAACACTTTGAGCCTTTCGTTTACTACTCAATCATCGTCAACGCTGGCCGCACAAAGCGCAACGGCCACCTGTAACGACAAGACTTCAAAGTGTTCACAGAGAAATGTTTCCCGAACAGCACAGGGAAACACGATATTTTATAATTCTTTAACCGGAATGCAAAAGGCCCTCGGAAGAGGGCCTTTTGTTTAATATGATTTTGCGAACAGGACCCATTTTGTAGCGGGTTTGCCCGAGAAGATACAGTTGCCTTGCACCGGCTCCTGATCCAGCGGCATACAACGTGGAGTCACTTTCAACTGCCCCAGCAGCTCATGCCCCATCCCGGCTTCACACCAAGGAACCTTGGCAAAGCCCGGAGCGGTGTTTTCACCACCAGAGAAATACTTTTCAAAGTCCTGCAGATTCGTGATGGTCTTGATGCTTTCGTCGCGCATTTGTTTCGCACGTTCAAACAGACCATCCTGCATTTCCTGAAGAAGATTCGTGATGTTGGCCACGAATGCGTTTCTTTCCATGGAGGATTTCTCTTTCGGACCACGGTCGCGGCGGCCAACAAAGACTTCACCTTTTGCCATGTCACGAGGACCCACCTCAACACGCACAGGAACACCTTGTTTGATGTACTGCCATGCTTTTTCACCACCACGCATGTCACGATCATCGATCTTCACACGCACGGAAGAACCCACATAGTTCTGGGACTTAAGGTCTTTTTCCAAAGCTTTTACATAGTCCAGAACCTGAGCACGCTCTTCGTCGTTGCGATAGATCGGAATGATCACCACATGCAACGGAGCCAGTCTTGGTGGAACCACGAACCCGTTGTCATCACTGTGGGTCATGATCAGACCACCGATCAAACGGGTCGAAACACCCCAGGAAGTGGTCCATGCGAACTCTTCCTTGCCTTCCGCGCTTAGATATTTGATCTCGGAAGCCTTGGCGAAGTTCTGACCCAGGAAGTGGGACGTGCCCGCCTGCAGGGCTTTTTTATCCTGCATCAGTGCTTCGATCGTGTAAGTGTCCACGGCACCCGGGAATCTTTCATCCGGAGTTTTCATGCCCTTGATCACTGGCATCGCCATGTATTGTTCTGCAAAGTCAGAATAGACATTCAGCATCTGCAAAGTTTCTTCCTGAGCTTCTTTAGCCGTCGCATGAACGGTATGACCTTCCTGCCACAGGAATTCTGCCGTTCTCAGGAACATGCGCGTGCGCATTTCCCATCTCATCACGTTACACCATTGATTCACCAGAATCGGCAGGTCACGGTAAGATTTCACCCATTTTGCAAACTGGTGACCGATGATCGTTTCGCTGGTTGGACGGATGATCAATGGCTCTTCCAGTTCGCCATCCGGGATCAGTTTGCCGTTGCCATCACCTTTCAAACGGTGATGAGTCACAACCGCGCACTCTTTCGCAAAGCCTTCCACGTGAGCCGCTTCTTTTTCCAGGAAGCTCAGTGGAATCAAAAGAGGAAAATAGGCATTCACGTGGCCCGTGTCTTTGAACATGCGGTCCAAAACACCCTGCATGTTTTCCCAAACGGCATAGCCCCAGGGTTTGATCACCATGCAACCGCGCACCGGAGAATTTTCCGCCATATCAGCGGCAACGATCACCTGCTGGTACCACTCTGGATAGTTTTGAGAACGTGTCGGGGTAATTGCTGTATCTGCCATCTTGCTGTCTCTTTCCTTCTAGTCTTTCGTATCAATTCCGTAGGCTTTGATCTTTCGGTGAAGGTAACTTCTTTCCAGACCAATAACCTCTGCTGTGCGCGAAATATTGCCGCTGTTTTCGCCAATCTTGCGCAGCAGATAATCTTTTTCAAACTGAGCCCGTGCTTCGCGGAAAGTGGAAAGATCCTGCATCTCCACCGCTTTTTCGTCGTCTTTGTCGATCAGACCCGCGAAACGAAGATCGTGAACATCCACGAAATCGCCCGGAGTCAGAATGTAAACACGCTCAATAAAGTTTTTCAGCTCACGAACGTTGCCCGGCCACTGATAGGCCAGCATTTTTTCCACGCCTTTTTCCGAAAACGCTTTTTTCGGATAACCGCTTTCGCGGGAAACGTTGTCAGAGAAATAGGAAACAAGCACCGGGATGTCCTCGGGATGCTCTCTTAAAGCAGGCACGCGGAAAGGAATCACGTTCAAGCGATAGTAAAGGTCTTCACGGAAACGACCGTCCTTCACTTCTTTTTCAAGATCCTTCGAGGAGGCTGCGATCACACGAACATCATTTTCGATCAATTCCGTACCACCAACTCTTGTATAGGTACGACTGTCGAGATACTTCAACAGCTTGGATTGCGCCGCCTGATTCAGCTCGCCGATCTCAGCAATGTAAAGCGTGCCTCCAAAAGCCAGATCCAGTTTGCCTTTTTTCGCGCGCTCCACACCCGGCATGGCGCCTTTTTCGATTCCGAAAATTTCTGAATCCTGAAGGTCCTCGGGGATGCCACCGCAGTTGATTTCAACAAACGGTCGGCTGGCGCGGGAGCTCATGTAATGGATATTCTGGGCCACAAGCTCTTTACCCGTACCCGCTTCACCCTGGATCAGAACCCAGGAACTGGTCGGTGCCACACGCGCGATGATTTGTTTCGTCGCGACGATGCTTGGTGCCTCGCCAATCAAAGCGATGGATTTACGAAGCTTGTTCAACAGAAGCGCTTTTTCTTCCTTCTGCTGCTGGTAACTGAGGATGTTGGAGATCACAATCAGGATCTTGTCCATGGACAGAGGCTTTTCGATAAAGTCCCAGGCACCCAGCTTGGTCGCTTTCACCGCAGTTTCGATGGTTCCGTGACCAGAAATCATCACAAATTCAACGTGCGGAAATTCTTTGCGCGCCAGATTCAGAACTTCGATCCCGTCGTACTTGCCCGGCATCCAGATATCCAGAAACACGATTTCCGGCTGAACATCACGAATCGCCTGAATTCCCGACTCACCATCGTGAGCCAAAGAAACCTGATAGCCTTCATCACGCAAAGATGCGGAAAGCACATCACGAATCGGTGCTTCGTCATCAATAATCAAAATTTTAGTGTTCAGTGCCGTCATAACGACCTCTTTTCCTTTAAGCCTCGGAAGGCTTCCATGCGCCGACTTCATTTACGGGCATTTCGATCACCATCTTGATACCTTTGGGTTCATTGGCCGTGGCGCGAATAAACCCGTTGTGATCCTCGATGATCCTTTTCACAATGGCCAATCCTAGCCCAGTTCCGCCTTCTTTTGTAGAGTAGTATGGCTCAAAAATGCGACTTCGATCCGCCGCGGGGATGCCTTCGCCATTGTCAGCCACCGTCATGCGCACGGTTTTGATGTCTTTATCGTAGCGCGTGGTGATTTTCACCCCGGGCTGTGACTCTTTTGCAACAGCAGAAACTGAGTTATCGACCAAATTGACCAGAACACGCTTGATCTGGTCCGGGTCGAACTTGAAGTCCGGCAGCTCCAGATCCTTGCTGAATTCAAAGTCGATCTGCGGATGGGCCTGACGGTATAAGCCCAAAGACTCTTCAACCACCGAGTTCAGGTTCGCCACCACCGGACGCGCCTGTGGCAATCGGGCAAAGTTACTGAATTCATTCACCAGGTTTTTAAGCCCATCCACCTGTTTCACGATCATGGTGGTGCATTCGCTGAAGGCCGGATCGGTGATCGAGCCCCCGAACTTGCGCTGCAGGCGTTCGGCGGAAAGTTTGATCGGCGTCAGCGGATTTTTGATTTCATGCGCGATACGACGGGCCACTTCCGTCCACGCCGCCGCACGCTGGGCATTCACGATCGGAGTCATGTCATCAAACACCAGGATCTTACCGATGTCCTCGCCCTTTTCATCCTTCAGCATGGACAAAGTCACCTGCAATGGAACGGCTTCACCCTGAACGTTCAGGCGCAGTTCCTTTTGCAAGCTTTCGATCTTGTGATCGTGCATGGTCTTTTGCAGTTCCGCGAAAGTGCGGAAATATTCCAGCGTCAGCAGATCACGCACAGAATGCCCAATGTACTTTTCCGGATCCACACGCAAAAGCTGAGCCGCGTGACGGTTGATCGTGGTCACGATCCCCGCCCTGTCGACCGAGATCACCCCGGCGCTGACGTTTTTAAGAACCGTGTCCGTGTAACGCGCGTGCTGATCCAATTCAGCCAGCGTGCTTTCCAGGGTCCCGGTCATCGAGTTGAAACTTTGAATCAAGTCCGCAATTTCTTCGGAACCGGCTTTGACCTCCAGCGGGGTATAATCCCCCCCGGCAACCCGGCGGGTGGCGCGGCCCAATTGCACGATCGGCACTGACAGTTGTTTTGCCAGATAGAAACCGAACCATGTTGCCGCTAGCAGGATCACGAAAGTCATCAGAACCAGAATATACAAATAGATCGACTTCAGCGGGTATTCCAGCGGATTGATATCGCGGAATTCATCGTAGGCTGTCGAAATGTCATTCATCTTGGAAATCAAAGAAAGCGGCAGGAAGCTCGATACCACGACCGCCCCGCGCTCGGCGCCCTCTTGGACGGGCACAATCACGCGCACCAGATTACCGTCACCGAATTGGTGAATGATACTGGCTTCCGCCTGAAGCTTGATCCCCTTTTGCAGGAATTCCAAAGAAACCGCCGGCACTGTCGGGACGGTGTCGTCTTCAGCCGAAACCACCACACGTTTTCCGAACAGGGATGGATAGTATTCCACCGCATCCAGGCTGAAGTCCTTGCGCAGCTGTTCTACTTTCTTTTCGATCGCGCGCTGATCACGCAGCGGACGAAGAGAATCGGCAATCTGATGGGCAAAGTGATAGTTCTTTTTCTTGGCGTTGAAGTAATAGGCATTGGTGACTTCGATGGAGCTTTTTAATACCCCGGCCATCTTCGCACTGAACCATTTGTCGAAACTGGAGTTGATATAGAACACCGAGATGATGAACATCAGCACGGTCGGAATGAAACTGAACGCCACAAAGGCTGCGACCAGTTTGGCCTTTAAGCTTGAGCCAAAGACCTTGCCCTGTCTTTCCACGAAGACCTTCA is from Bdellovibrio bacteriovorus str. Tiberius and encodes:
- a CDS encoding KH domain-containing protein, whose amino-acid sequence is MDQVRERIAGLLQDVVKEMTNGADGVQVSFVSGDRTTVYHINIPQEHRGKLIGAQGKNITSLRNILAAMAGSNGFRAIIELVV
- the proS gene encoding proline--tRNA ligase — translated: MADTAITPTRSQNYPEWYQQVIVAADMAENSPVRGCMVIKPWGYAVWENMQGVLDRMFKDTGHVNAYFPLLIPLSFLEKEAAHVEGFAKECAVVTHHRLKGDGNGKLIPDGELEEPLIIRPTSETIIGHQFAKWVKSYRDLPILVNQWCNVMRWEMRTRMFLRTAEFLWQEGHTVHATAKEAQEETLQMLNVYSDFAEQYMAMPVIKGMKTPDERFPGAVDTYTIEALMQDKKALQAGTSHFLGQNFAKASEIKYLSAEGKEEFAWTTSWGVSTRLIGGLIMTHSDDNGFVVPPRLAPLHVVIIPIYRNDEERAQVLDYVKALEKDLKSQNYVGSSVRVKIDDRDMRGGEKAWQYIKQGVPVRVEVGPRDMAKGEVFVGRRDRGPKEKSSMERNAFVANITNLLQEMQDGLFERAKQMRDESIKTITNLQDFEKYFSGGENTAPGFAKVPWCEAGMGHELLGQLKVTPRCMPLDQEPVQGNCIFSGKPATKWVLFAKSY
- a CDS encoding sigma-54-dependent transcriptional regulator — its product is MTALNTKILIIDDEAPIRDVLSASLRDEGYQVSLAHDGESGIQAIRDVQPEIVFLDIWMPGKYDGIEVLNLARKEFPHVEFVMISGHGTIETAVKATKLGAWDFIEKPLSMDKILIVISNILSYQQQKEEKALLLNKLRKSIALIGEAPSIVATKQIIARVAPTSSWVLIQGEAGTGKELVAQNIHYMSSRASRPFVEINCGGIPEDLQDSEIFGIEKGAMPGVERAKKGKLDLAFGGTLYIAEIGELNQAAQSKLLKYLDSRTYTRVGGTELIENDVRVIAASSKDLEKEVKDGRFREDLYYRLNVIPFRVPALREHPEDIPVLVSYFSDNVSRESGYPKKAFSEKGVEKMLAYQWPGNVRELKNFIERVYILTPGDFVDVHDLRFAGLIDKDDEKAVEMQDLSTFREARAQFEKDYLLRKIGENSGNISRTAEVIGLERSYLHRKIKAYGIDTKD
- a CDS encoding sensor histidine kinase: MENTPLKDEFLPPGPQEFKKRRREIILVLVVSFLFGLLTWFEIRLFATSQQLPFVHSIFFFGLVNFNIILLLLLLFMIFRNVVKVFVERQGKVFGSSLKAKLVAAFVAFSFIPTVLMFIISVFYINSSFDKWFSAKMAGVLKSSIEVTNAYYFNAKKKNYHFAHQIADSLRPLRDQRAIEKKVEQLRKDFSLDAVEYYPSLFGKRVVVSAEDDTVPTVPAVSLEFLQKGIKLQAEASIIHQFGDGNLVRVIVPVQEGAERGAVVVSSFLPLSLISKMNDISTAYDEFRDINPLEYPLKSIYLYILVLMTFVILLAATWFGFYLAKQLSVPIVQLGRATRRVAGGDYTPLEVKAGSEEIADLIQSFNSMTGTLESTLAELDQHARYTDTVLKNVSAGVISVDRAGIVTTINRHAAQLLRVDPEKYIGHSVRDLLTLEYFRTFAELQKTMHDHKIESLQKELRLNVQGEAVPLQVTLSMLKDEKGEDIGKILVFDDMTPIVNAQRAAAWTEVARRIAHEIKNPLTPIKLSAERLQRKFGGSITDPAFSECTTMIVKQVDGLKNLVNEFSNFARLPQARPVVANLNSVVEESLGLYRQAHPQIDFEFSKDLELPDFKFDPDQIKRVLVNLVDNSVSAVAKESQPGVKITTRYDKDIKTVRMTVADNGEGIPAADRSRIFEPYYSTKEGGTGLGLAIVKRIIEDHNGFIRATANEPKGIKMVIEMPVNEVGAWKPSEA